In Streptomyces rapamycinicus NRRL 5491, the genomic stretch TCACCTGCTCCAGACCGCCCTTCAGCGCGCCCGTGCCGGGGTTGCCCACTGGGTTGCCCAGGTGGGTGACCGATTCCAGGGCCCGTTCGCCCAGCGCCGCCAGCAGGCCCTGCGCCTCCTTCAGCAGGCGGTCGGTGGGCAGATCCTGGGCGAACTCTCCGGCCCGCCCCTTGGTTTCCTCAGCCATGGCCCTCACCTCTGGCTTCGCCGCGCGGGATTTTCGGAGCCGGTCCGCTTCCTGGTCTGCGCCGGACGGTCGGCCGGTTTGCGCTGTCTGCCGGTGCGCTCGCGCTCGCCGCGCTCCCCGTTCTCCTCCGGTTCCCCGTGCTCCCCGGCCTCCGGCTCCCGGTCCCCCGCGCCACCGGTGCGCAGGGTCGCGGCGCGCTGCTCCAGCCGGTCACTCAGGGCGTCCATGCGGTTACTGACCGCCGACATGGCCGCTTCCCGGCCCGCGGAGACCAGGCGGCTCCCGATCTCCTGGCCGAGCCTGCCGAGCTCGGAGGACTTCAGTTGCTGGGCGCCCGGTGGGCTGATACCGGAGCTGATGCGCTTGCCCGCGGCGAGACCGGCGAGGCCGAGGACCAAGGTCCCCCTGTGGCCGCGCCCGAAGAGATAGCCACTGACGAAGGCCAGTGCCACCCGGGAGTTCTTCATGATCGCTCCTCCTCCCGGAGCTGAACGAGACAGCCGTTCGGGTGCACAGAACCAATTATGGTGCATATCACCCTATTCAGTGATGTGTCAGGCAGCGAGCGCCGGATGCAACACCACTTTGGTGTAGCCCTCGACCCGCTTGTCGAACTTCTCGTACGCCTGCGGGGCCTGGTCCAGCGGCAGTTCGTGCGAGACCACGAAGCTGGGCCGGGCGCGCCCAGCGATGATCATGTCGCGCAGCTGGCGGTTGTAGCGCTTGACGTTGCACTGGCCCGTGCCCATGCGCTGGCCCTTCTCGAACATCCGGCCGATGGAGACCAGCAGCTGACCGCGTTTGGCGTGCTCATCGGGGCCGCCGGGGTCGGACGGGACGTACAGCCCCGGCACGCCGAGCCGACCGGTCGGCCGCACGGTGTCGACCAGCGAGTTGAGCACCGACGCGGGCTCCTCATGGCTGGCGTCGTGCGCCTGGGCCTGGTAGCCCACCGCGTCGATGCCCTTGTCGGTGCCCTCGCCGCCGGTGCGGTCCACGATCTGCGGCACCGGGTCGCCCTTGCTGAAGTCGATGGGGACGGCGCCGATCTCCGTGGCCTTCGCCAGCCGCTCGGGGACCCGGTCGACCACGAACACCGTGGCGGCGCCGCGCAGCAGCGCGGAGTAGGCGGCCATCAGCCCCACCGGGCCGGCGCCGTAGACGGCCACGCTCTCGCCCGGGGAGACCTGGGCCAGCTCACAGCCGTGGTAGCCGGTCGGGAAGATGTCGGCGAGCAGGATGAAGTCGGTCTCGAGCTCATCGCCCTGGGGCAGCTTCAGGCAGTTGAAGTCGGCGAAGGGCACCCGCAGCCGATCGGCCTGGCCGCCCTTGTACGGGCCCATCGCCACATAGCCGTAGGCGCCGCCCGCGAAGCCCGGGTTGACGGTGAGACAGAAGCCGGTGTCGCCCGCGAGGCAGTTCTTGCAGAATCCGCAGGCCACGTTGAACGGCATGACCACGCGGTCGCCCTTGGAGAGCGAGACGACGCCGGAACCGGTCTCCTCGACCACACCGAGGTTCTCGTGCCCGAAGACGATGCCGGGCTCGGCCGCCGTCCGGCCCTCGTACATATGCAGATCGGAGCCGCAGATCGCGCTGGAGGTGACGCGCACGATTACATCGTTCGGATGCTCGATCCGAGGATCGTCGACGTCCCTCACCGCCACCGAGTAGGGCTTCTCATAGACGACGGCTTTCACCTGGATCACCTCCGCGTCGATCGCTGACAGGCGGCGGTGGTGGCGGACACGGAACGTTCCCAGGGTGTCTCGGCCACCACCGGGTACTTCCAGCGAACCGCCATGGGACGCCCGGCGCAACCGGGTCCGGCGCGGCCGTCTCGCCCCGCGCCCCGCCGGGCCTACTCGACGGTGACCCAGTCCAGGGTGCGCTGGACGGCCTTCTTCCAGCCCGTGTACCCCTCCTTCCTGGTCCTCTCGTCCCACTGGGGCTCCCACCGTCTGGACTCGCTCCAGTGGGAGCGCAGCTCATCGGTGTCCCGCCAGTACCCCGTGGCCAGCCCCGCGGCGTAGGCGGCGCCCAGCGCGGTGGTCTCGGCGATAACCGGGCGGCTGACCGGTACGCCCAGCACATCGGCCTGGATCTGCATGCACAGATCGTTGTCGGTGACCCCGCCGTCCACCCGCAGAACGTCCATGTGGATGTCGGCGTCCCGCTCCATGGCCTCGACCACGTCCCGGCTCTGGTAGCAGATGGCCTCCAGGGTGGCGCGCGCGATATGGCCGTTGGTGTTGAAGCGGGTGAGGCCGACGATCGCGCCGCGGGCGTCGGAGCGCCAGTACGGGGCGAAGAGCCCGGAGAAGGCGGGCACGAAGTACACCCCGCCGTTGTCCTCGACGGTGCGGGCGAGCCGCTCGCTGCCCGGGGCGTCGTCGATCATCTTCATCTGGTCGCGCAGCCACTGGACGGCCGAGCCGGTGACGGCGATCGAGCCCTCCAGGGCGTAGACGGGAGGGCTGTCGCCGAACTGGTACGCCACGGTGGTGAGCAGCCCGCTGGCCGAGCGGATCAGCTCCGCTCCGGTGTTGAGCAGCAGGAAGTTGCCGGTGCCATAGGTGTTCTTGGCCTCGCCGGGGGCGAAGCAGACCTGGCCGACCGTGGCCGCCTGCTGGTCGCCGAGGACGCCGGTGATGGGCGTCGCGGTGCGCAGCGGGCGGGAGGTGCGGGCCTGGCCGTACGCCTCGGGGTGGGAGGAGGGGTTGATCGTCGGCAGCATGGCCCGCGGAATGCCGAAGATCTCCAGCAGTTCGTCGTCCCAGTCCAGCGTCTCCAGGTCCATCAGCATGGTGCGGCTGGCGTTGGTGACATCGGTGGCGTGGATGCCGGCACCGGGACCGCCGGTGAGGTTCCACAGCACCCAGGCGTCGGTGTTGCCGAAGAGGGCATGGCCGGCCTCCGCGGCCTCGCGGACGCCCTCGACGTTGTCCAGGATCCACTTGATCTTGCCGCCGGAGAAGTAGGTGGCGGGCGGCAGCCCCGCCTTGCGGCGGATCACCTCGCCCTTGCCGTTCCGTTCCAGCGCGGCCGCGATGGTGTCGGTGCGGGTGTCCTGCCAGACGATGGCGTTGTAGTACGGGCGGCCGTTGCGCGGATCCCAGATCACCGTGGTCTCGCGCTGATTGGTGATGCCGATCGCGGCCAGGTCGGCGGGGGACAGCCCGCCCGCGCGGAGGGCGTTCTGCATCACCGAGTTGGTGCGCTCGTAGATCTCCACCGGGTCGTGCTCGACCCACCCCGCGCGCGGCAGGATCTGGCGGTGCTCCAGCTGGTACCGCGCCACCTCGTCACCGTCGTGGTTGAAGATCATGAAACGGGTGCTGGTGGTTCCCTGGTCCACCGCACCGATGAATTCCGGCATGCTGCCGCCTCTCGTGGGTGGGGTACGGCCCGGATCGGCTACTCGGGGGTCGGGGTGCGGCCCACCTCCGTTTCGGCCGCCGGGAGGAAGCGGCTGATCAGCACCTTGTAGAGGGCGGCGCCGACAAGTCCGCCGAGCAGCGGGCCCACGATCGGCACCCAGAAGTACAGATCCCCGTACTGGTCCCGCCACGCGCTGCGGTATCCGGTGAGATAGCTGGCCAGCCGGGGGCCCAAGTCACGGGCCGGGTTGATGGCGTACCCCGCGTCGGCCCCCCACGCCATGCCGATCGCGACCACGATCAGCCCGATGACGAAGGGCCCCAGATTGGCCTTCGGGGCCGAGTTCAGCACATCGGTGACGGCGAAGATGAGCAGCACCAGGATCGCGGTGCCGATGATCTGGTCGCGCAGCGCGCCCCATTCGCTGACCGGAAGGACTCCGTTGCCGGGGAGGGTGGAGAAGACGAACTGGGTCTTGAAGGTGTGCCCCGGGTCGGCGTGGCCCAGCGCCTCGGTGTAGTTCCAGCGCACCAGCAGGGCCCCGACGAACGCGCCGACCGTCTGCGCCACGGCGTACGGCAGGACCTTGCTCCAGGGGAAGCCCTTGAAGGCCGCCAGGGAGAGGGTGACCGCCGGGTTGATGTGGGCCCCGCTGAGCCGCGCCGCCACATACACACCGAGGGTGACGCCCAGCCCCCAGGCCCAGGCGATGGAGTCGTGATCGCCGAGTGCGCCCGGGGGCTTGGTGAGGTCACCGCCCGCCACGACCTGCGCCACCACACCGCAGCCGAAGAGGATCAGCACCATGGTGCCCGCGAACTCCGCACAGAGCTCGCCGAGCAGTGCCGACCTCGGGCGTTGTGGTTTCGGGGCAGTCATGGGCCCATCGTCGGGGCGCTCCGGCACGGCGGCCCGTCCTGCTGGGCCGTCCGGGTCATGGACGGCGAAACCGGGTCTGTACGGATCAGGGTGCGGACCTGTACGAAGGTGCTGACAACATCGCCCATCGCCCTCCCATCGCCCCTCGCCCCCGCCCCTCGCCCTCCAGCCGAAACAGGACGACACGGATGCCGACCACCCAAGCCCCGACGAACTGGGCCGGGAACATCACCTTCTCCGCCGCCCGGCTGCACCACCCGGACAGCGTCGACGAGCTGCGGCGGATCGTCAGCTCCGCCGACCGGGTACGGGTACTGGGCACGGGCCACTCCTTCAACCGCATCGCCGACACCGAGGGCGATCTGGTGAACCTGGACCGGCTACCGCACCGGGTGGAGGTGGACCCCGGGAAGGGCACCGCGACCATCGCGGCGGGCATGCGGTACGCACATGTGGCCCAGGCCCTGCACGCGGAGGGCTTCGCGCTGGCCAACCTCGCCTCGCTGCCGCACATCACGGTCGCGGGGGCCTGCACCACCGCCACCCATGGCTCGGGGAGCGACCAGCGCTGTCTGGCGGCGGCGGTCGCGGGTCTTGAGATCGTCGGCCCCGGCGGCGAGGTGACCCGGATCGGCCGGGACGAGGACCCGGACCGGCTGAACGGGGCCGTGGTCGGGCTCGGCGGTCTTGGCGTGGTCACCGCCATGACGCTGGACATCGAGCCCACCTTCGACGTGGCCCAGTGGGTGTGGACCGGGCTGCCGCTGGACCGGCTGGACGACAGCTTCGAGGAGATCTTCGGCGCCGCCTACAGCGTCAGCGTCTTCACCGACTGGCGCTCGGGCGAGGGCGTGGTGTGGCTGAAGTGCCGCACCGACCTGCCCGATCCCCCCGACCCCGGGCAGCCGTGGCTGGGGGCCCATCCGGCCGACCGCCACCACCACCCGGTGCCCGCGATGCCGCCGCTGCACTGCACCGAGCAGCTGGGCGCGCCGGGGCCGTGGCATGAGCGGCTGCCGCACTTCCGCCCGGACTTCACTCCCAGCAACGGCGATGAGCTGCAGTCGGAGCTGCTGCTGCCGCGCGAGGCGGCCTCGGCGGCGTTCGCCGCGCTGCGCGGCCTCGGGGACCGGATCGCGCCCGTGGTGCAGGTGTCCGAGGTCCGTACGATCGCGGCGGACGAGCTGTGGCTGAGCCCCGCGTACGGCCGGGACAGCGTGGCCTTCCACTTCACCTGGGTCCCCGATCACGACGCGGTGATCGAGGTGGTGGCCGCGATGGAGGAGGCGCTGCTGCCGCTGGGGGCGCGGCCGCACTGGTCCAAACTGACCACGGCCGCGCCGGAGCGGATCCTCTCCTCGTACGACCGGGCCGGCGACTTCGCGCGGCTGCTGGCCGAGCACGACCCGGCGGGGAAGTTCCGCAACGCCTATCTGGAGGGCTACTTCCCCACCGGGTGAGAGCCTGTGTCATATCCCCGGCCGGATCAGCGTGCGGCGTCAGGGGGCACCTCCCAGCGGTAGCTGGGGGAGCGTGCGATCGCAAGGCGCCGGAGCGCCCTCGTGGCGGAGCCACTTGGGCGTTTCGGCAACGCGGCGAGAGGGGGCACCTCCCAGCGGTAGCTGGGGGAGCGTGCCAGACGTCGCACGCCCGGCCGGGGATATGACACAGGCTCTGCGAGCGGCACCGGCCTCTGTTCAGCCGGTCCAGGACCATTCGGCGACCTCGGGCATATCGGTGCCGTGCTCGCGGATCCAGGCCTGGTGGCGGCTGCGGGCGTCCTGCATCCGCTGCCGTACGGCCGTGGCGCGCACCGCGAGCCCGGGGGTCCGGTCGATGACGTCCATCACCAGCCGGTAGCGGTCCAGGTCGTTGCGGACCACCATGTCGAACGGCGTGGTGGTGGTGCCCATCTCCAGGTAGCCGCGCACATGGAGGTTGGGGTGGACGGCCCGGCGGTAGGACAGCCGGTGCACCAGCCACGGATAGCCGTGGTACGCGAAGATGACCGGCCGGTCGCGGGTGAACAGGGCGTCGAACTCGTGGTCCGTCATCCCGTGCGGATGCTCCTCCTTCGGCAGCAGCCGGGTCATGTCGACGACATTGACCACCCGCACGGCCACATCGGGCAGATGGCGGCGGAGGATCCCGGCGGCCGCGATGACCTCCTGGGTGGGCACGTCGCCCGCGGCGGCCAGCACCACGTCCGGCTCCCCCGCGCCGTTCTCGGTACCGGCCCAGTCCCAGGTCCCGGCGCCGCGGGCACAGTGGGCGCGCGCCTGGTCGAGATCGAGCCAGTCGAAGCAGGGCTGTTTGCCCGCGACGACCACATTCACGTAGTCGCGGCTGCGCAGGACGTGGTCGGCCACGCTGAGCAGGGTGTTGGTGTCCGGCGGCAGATAGACGCGCACCACCTCCGGGCTCTTGTTGAGCACATGGTCGACGAAGCCGGGGTCCTGGTGCGAGAAGCCGTTGTGGTCCTGGCGCCACACATGGGAGGTCAGCAGGTAGTTGAGGGAGGCCACCGGGCGCCGCCAGGGCAGTGAGCGGGACACCTTCAGCCATTTGATGTGCTGGTTGACCATGGAGTCCACGATGTGCACGAACGCCTCGTAGCAGGAGAAGAGGCCGTGCCGCCCGGTCAGCAGATAGCCCTCCAGCCAGCCCTGGCAGAGGTGCTCGGAGAGGATCTCCATGACCCGGCCGTTGCGGCTGAGGTGCTCGTCGGTGGGCACGATGGACTCCTGCCACGCCTTGCCGGTGGCGCGGTAGAGGGCCTCCAGCCGGTTGGAGGCGGTCTCGTCGGGGCCGACCACCCTGAAGTCGCGGCGGTCGGCGGTGTCCTCCATGACCTTCTCCAGCAGCCCGCCGAGGACCCGGGTCGGCTCGTGCAGGGTCGCGCCGGGCTTGTCCACGGGGACCGCGTACCGCTCCAGGTCGGGCACGGGCAGCGAGCGCAGCAGCAGTCCGCCGTTGGCGTGCGGATTGGCGCCCAGGCGGCGGTCGCCCTCCGGGACCTCGGCCAGGAGGTCCGCCCGGGGCCGCCCGTCGGCGTCGAAGAGCTCCTCGGGGCGGTACGAACGCAGCCAGCGCTCCAGCTGCCGCAGATGCTCCGGGTTCTCCCGGACGCCCGGCAGGGGGACCTGGTGGGCGCGCCAGGTGCCCTCCACCGGGAGCCCGTCGACCTCCTCGGGACCGGTCCAGCCCTTGGGCGTGCGGAGCACGATGACGGGCCAGCGGGGCCGCTCGGTGATGCCCTCCTCGCGGGCGGTGCGCTGGAGCAGGGCGATCCGGTCCAGCGCCTCGTCCAGGGCGTGCGCCATGGACCGGTGCACCTGAAGCGGTTCGTCCCCGGCGACGTGGATCGGCTCGTGACCGTACCCCCGCAGCAGGTCGTCGAGTTCGGGCTCCGGGAGCCGGGCGAGCACCGTGGGGTTGGCGATCTTGTATCCGTTGAGGTGGAGGATCGGCAGCACGGCGCCGTCGTGGACCGGGTCCAGGAACTTGTTGGCGTGCCAGGAGCCGGCCAGCGGGCCGGTCTCGGCCTCGCCGTCGCCGATGACGCAGGCGACCAGCAGCCCGGGGTTGTCCAGCGCGGCCCCGTAGGCGTGGGCGAGCGAGTAGCCGAGCTCACCGCCCTCGTGGATCGAGCCGGGGGTCTCGGGGGCCACATGGCTGGGCACCCCGCCGGGGAAGGAGAACTGCCGGAAGAGCCGGGCCATGCCCGCCGCGTCCCGGCTGACGTCCGGGTAGACCTCGGAGTAGCTGCCGTCCAGCCAGGAGCCGGCGAGCACCGCGGGGCCGCCGTGACCGGGGCCCCAGACGCAGATGGCGTCAAGGTCGCGGTCCTTGATGACGCGGTTGAGATGGGTGTGGACGAGGTTGAGTCCGGGTGAGGTGCCCCAGTGGCCCAGCAGCCGGGGCTTGATGTGGTCCGGGCGCAGCGGCTCGGTCAGCAGCGGGTTGGCCAGCAGATAGATCTGGCCCGCCGCCAGGTAGTTGGCGGCGCGCCAGTGGGCGTCCAGGGCGCGGATCCGGTCGTCGGCGAGCCCGCCGCCCGGCGAGCCCGTCGTGGTCGGTGCGTCTGGCATGGACCTCTCCCTCGTGGTCTGCGGTGACGTGCCCGTCTCGTGGTGTCCAGTTGTGTACCCGTCGGCCGCGCCGTCCGCCGTGCCGCCTGCCGTTCAGTCCCGCTCCGGCACGATCACCACCGGGCAGGGCGCGTGGTGCAGGGCCGCGTGGGCGATGCGGCCGAGTTGCAGCCCGGCGATGTGACCATGGCCGCGGCGGGCGCCGAGGACCAGCAGATCGGCGGTGGCGGCCGCGTGGAGGAGCGCCTTGCGGGCCGTGCCCTCGACCGTCGCGCGGTGCACGGTGACCTCG encodes the following:
- the glpK gene encoding glycerol kinase GlpK, which gives rise to MPEFIGAVDQGTTSTRFMIFNHDGDEVARYQLEHRQILPRAGWVEHDPVEIYERTNSVMQNALRAGGLSPADLAAIGITNQRETTVIWDPRNGRPYYNAIVWQDTRTDTIAAALERNGKGEVIRRKAGLPPATYFSGGKIKWILDNVEGVREAAEAGHALFGNTDAWVLWNLTGGPGAGIHATDVTNASRTMLMDLETLDWDDELLEIFGIPRAMLPTINPSSHPEAYGQARTSRPLRTATPITGVLGDQQAATVGQVCFAPGEAKNTYGTGNFLLLNTGAELIRSASGLLTTVAYQFGDSPPVYALEGSIAVTGSAVQWLRDQMKMIDDAPGSERLARTVEDNGGVYFVPAFSGLFAPYWRSDARGAIVGLTRFNTNGHIARATLEAICYQSRDVVEAMERDADIHMDVLRVDGGVTDNDLCMQIQADVLGVPVSRPVIAETTALGAAYAAGLATGYWRDTDELRSHWSESRRWEPQWDERTRKEGYTGWKKAVQRTLDWVTVE
- a CDS encoding phosphoketolase family protein translates to MPDAPTTTGSPGGGLADDRIRALDAHWRAANYLAAGQIYLLANPLLTEPLRPDHIKPRLLGHWGTSPGLNLVHTHLNRVIKDRDLDAICVWGPGHGGPAVLAGSWLDGSYSEVYPDVSRDAAGMARLFRQFSFPGGVPSHVAPETPGSIHEGGELGYSLAHAYGAALDNPGLLVACVIGDGEAETGPLAGSWHANKFLDPVHDGAVLPILHLNGYKIANPTVLARLPEPELDDLLRGYGHEPIHVAGDEPLQVHRSMAHALDEALDRIALLQRTAREEGITERPRWPVIVLRTPKGWTGPEEVDGLPVEGTWRAHQVPLPGVRENPEHLRQLERWLRSYRPEELFDADGRPRADLLAEVPEGDRRLGANPHANGGLLLRSLPVPDLERYAVPVDKPGATLHEPTRVLGGLLEKVMEDTADRRDFRVVGPDETASNRLEALYRATGKAWQESIVPTDEHLSRNGRVMEILSEHLCQGWLEGYLLTGRHGLFSCYEAFVHIVDSMVNQHIKWLKVSRSLPWRRPVASLNYLLTSHVWRQDHNGFSHQDPGFVDHVLNKSPEVVRVYLPPDTNTLLSVADHVLRSRDYVNVVVAGKQPCFDWLDLDQARAHCARGAGTWDWAGTENGAGEPDVVLAAAGDVPTQEVIAAAGILRRHLPDVAVRVVNVVDMTRLLPKEEHPHGMTDHEFDALFTRDRPVIFAYHGYPWLVHRLSYRRAVHPNLHVRGYLEMGTTTTPFDMVVRNDLDRYRLVMDVIDRTPGLAVRATAVRQRMQDARSRHQAWIREHGTDMPEVAEWSWTG
- a CDS encoding FAD-binding protein encodes the protein MPTTQAPTNWAGNITFSAARLHHPDSVDELRRIVSSADRVRVLGTGHSFNRIADTEGDLVNLDRLPHRVEVDPGKGTATIAAGMRYAHVAQALHAEGFALANLASLPHITVAGACTTATHGSGSDQRCLAAAVAGLEIVGPGGEVTRIGRDEDPDRLNGAVVGLGGLGVVTAMTLDIEPTFDVAQWVWTGLPLDRLDDSFEEIFGAAYSVSVFTDWRSGEGVVWLKCRTDLPDPPDPGQPWLGAHPADRHHHPVPAMPPLHCTEQLGAPGPWHERLPHFRPDFTPSNGDELQSELLLPREAASAAFAALRGLGDRIAPVVQVSEVRTIAADELWLSPAYGRDSVAFHFTWVPDHDAVIEVVAAMEEALLPLGARPHWSKLTTAAPERILSSYDRAGDFARLLAEHDPAGKFRNAYLEGYFPTG
- a CDS encoding MIP/aquaporin family protein, which translates into the protein MTAPKPQRPRSALLGELCAEFAGTMVLILFGCGVVAQVVAGGDLTKPPGALGDHDSIAWAWGLGVTLGVYVAARLSGAHINPAVTLSLAAFKGFPWSKVLPYAVAQTVGAFVGALLVRWNYTEALGHADPGHTFKTQFVFSTLPGNGVLPVSEWGALRDQIIGTAILVLLIFAVTDVLNSAPKANLGPFVIGLIVVAIGMAWGADAGYAINPARDLGPRLASYLTGYRSAWRDQYGDLYFWVPIVGPLLGGLVGAALYKVLISRFLPAAETEVGRTPTPE
- a CDS encoding glutathione-independent formaldehyde dehydrogenase, with the protein product MKAVVYEKPYSVAVRDVDDPRIEHPNDVIVRVTSSAICGSDLHMYEGRTAAEPGIVFGHENLGVVEETGSGVVSLSKGDRVVMPFNVACGFCKNCLAGDTGFCLTVNPGFAGGAYGYVAMGPYKGGQADRLRVPFADFNCLKLPQGDELETDFILLADIFPTGYHGCELAQVSPGESVAVYGAGPVGLMAAYSALLRGAATVFVVDRVPERLAKATEIGAVPIDFSKGDPVPQIVDRTGGEGTDKGIDAVGYQAQAHDASHEEPASVLNSLVDTVRPTGRLGVPGLYVPSDPGGPDEHAKRGQLLVSIGRMFEKGQRMGTGQCNVKRYNRQLRDMIIAGRARPSFVVSHELPLDQAPQAYEKFDKRVEGYTKVVLHPALAA